One Fibrobacter sp. UWB13 DNA window includes the following coding sequences:
- a CDS encoding NYN domain-containing protein produces MSSQLSVLRVGFFLDGYTLKKVNEYYLKYHRYHARLDFKALKGWVRDYSMKLLGREGCPVEVEAHYYHPYVRRVDRQEPLYGDGIDRLEKQLMMAGFEVHYNIPEKVEKMGPNMQLVEDAYLYAYYHKIDVIVLLSTQGQYSTLPERLRREGVPMLLLGWNFEYLRGETPIYWRTDPSLREQSGYYVAMEEVAEKYPPTRSAERNLFMLPYNPQPTDSNIWRAYLQKIMASLDDKDNYSDKPNFRKSGCKKSPAVARLG; encoded by the coding sequence ATGTCGAGCCAGTTATCGGTATTGCGAGTCGGTTTCTTTTTGGACGGCTACACGCTTAAAAAAGTCAACGAGTATTACCTTAAATACCACCGGTATCATGCACGTCTGGATTTCAAGGCGCTCAAGGGCTGGGTCAGGGATTACTCCATGAAACTTTTGGGTCGTGAAGGTTGCCCGGTCGAAGTGGAAGCTCATTATTACCATCCGTATGTCAGGCGTGTTGACCGTCAGGAACCTTTATACGGCGATGGCATAGACCGTTTGGAAAAGCAGCTTATGATGGCTGGGTTCGAGGTCCATTACAATATCCCTGAGAAAGTTGAGAAGATGGGACCGAATATGCAGCTTGTCGAGGACGCATACCTTTATGCGTACTACCATAAAATTGATGTCATCGTGTTGTTGAGTACTCAGGGGCAGTATTCAACGTTGCCGGAACGCCTCAGGCGTGAGGGAGTTCCCATGCTCCTCCTGGGGTGGAATTTCGAATATTTAAGAGGGGAGACTCCGATTTATTGGAGAACGGATCCGAGCTTGCGTGAACAAAGCGGTTATTATGTTGCAATGGAAGAGGTGGCTGAAAAATATCCGCCTACACGTTCTGCCGAAAGGAATTTGTTCATGTTGCCGTATAATCCGCAGCCCACAGATTCTAACATTTGGCGGGCGTATTTGCAAAAGATTATGGCATCGCTTGATGACAAGGACAATTACAGTGATAAGCCAAACTTTAGAAAGTCAGGATGCAAAAAGAGCCCCGCAGTGGCGAGGCTCGGCTAG
- a CDS encoding ABC transporter substrate-binding protein: MAAFAMTGCRDTSKDSQPESAMVKCSESVQFESVESDYFSIGKLCGVDVAVVRSVVGKDTLVHKYVMMDSVAAAFGMDLRRRGFPEEWLSAVVLRVPLHHVAALSTSQVGYMLRLGLRDNIVGVSDGQYIVDSILYERAKNKSVASIGYDAGALEKLMALNLDLVLDFTTGGDYDNYEQIARTNLPLMLTSEWQENTPLAKLEWIKLYGILFGIRAQADSIYRQEKEKYETLKALIASADSLSSLVSRHSSEHCPRVLAGMSYGGVWHASGGKSFTANLVRDAGGCYVWASDTSRELTFSFEEVYALADSVDVWVNPSMFAKADEILALEPRVKNIRAFRDKKVFQNDGIKGPGAGNDFYEGAITRPAELLWNLTKCIKGSVPGVNSIDTSYKWYRNIYNF, from the coding sequence ATGGCTGCATTTGCCATGACGGGCTGCCGTGATACGTCGAAAGATTCACAGCCTGAATCGGCGATGGTAAAGTGTAGTGAATCCGTTCAGTTTGAATCGGTCGAGAGCGACTATTTCTCGATTGGCAAACTGTGTGGGGTGGATGTCGCCGTTGTACGTTCCGTGGTCGGCAAGGATACGCTCGTTCACAAGTATGTGATGATGGATTCTGTAGCGGCTGCTTTCGGAATGGATTTGCGCCGTCGAGGGTTCCCAGAGGAGTGGTTATCGGCGGTGGTGTTGCGTGTGCCGCTTCACCATGTGGCAGCCCTTTCGACCTCGCAGGTTGGCTACATGCTCCGGCTTGGGCTCCGTGATAACATTGTCGGCGTCTCGGACGGGCAGTACATCGTGGATAGCATTTTGTATGAACGTGCAAAGAATAAATCTGTAGCGAGTATCGGTTACGATGCGGGCGCCTTGGAAAAGCTGATGGCGCTCAATCTGGACTTGGTGCTCGACTTTACAACAGGCGGTGATTACGATAACTACGAACAAATTGCACGAACGAATCTTCCGTTGATGCTCACATCGGAATGGCAGGAAAATACCCCGCTAGCAAAGCTGGAATGGATTAAGTTGTACGGAATTCTGTTCGGAATCCGTGCTCAAGCTGATTCTATTTACAGACAAGAGAAAGAAAAGTACGAAACACTAAAGGCTTTGATTGCTTCTGCAGATTCCCTCTCGTCTCTCGTCTCTCGTCATTCGTCTGAACATTGCCCTCGCGTTCTCGCGGGCATGTCTTATGGCGGTGTGTGGCACGCTTCTGGCGGCAAAAGCTTTACAGCGAATCTGGTTCGCGATGCGGGAGGCTGCTATGTGTGGGCTTCCGATACTTCGCGTGAACTCACGTTCTCTTTCGAAGAAGTCTATGCGCTTGCCGATAGCGTCGATGTCTGGGTCAATCCGTCCATGTTTGCAAAGGCAGATGAAATTTTGGCTCTTGAACCTCGCGTGAAAAATATCAGAGCGTTCAGGGATAAGAAAGTTTTCCAGAATGACGGGATCAAGGGTCCAGGGGCAGGTAATGATTTTTACGAAGGAGCCATCACGCGACCGGCGGAACTCCTTTGGAATCTTACAAAATGCATAAAAGGCTCCGTTCCGGGGGTAAATTCGATTGACACTAGTTACAAATGGTACAGAAATATCTATAATTTTTAG